A stretch of Cicer arietinum cultivar CDC Frontier isolate Library 1 chromosome 5, Cicar.CDCFrontier_v2.0, whole genome shotgun sequence DNA encodes these proteins:
- the LOC101509733 gene encoding actin-related protein 2/3 complex subunit 1B-like, which produces MAVIAVHQFAQCITCHAWSPDQSMVAFCPNNNEVHIYRLVEDKWEKVHVLEKHDQVISGIDWSARSNRIVTASHDRNSYVWNLEGSEWVPTLVILRLNRAALCVQWSPKENKFAVGSGAKTVCICYYEQENNWWVSKLIRKRHDSSVTSVSWHPNNILLATTSTDGKCRVFSTFIKGVDAKDSKKGTSSDLKFGELIVQLDLSSSWTFGVKWSPSGNTLAYVGHNSMIYFVDDVGPSPLAQNVVFRDLPLRDVLFVSEKTVIGVGFDCNPMVFAADERGVWGFIRYLGERKTVSSGSTYGSQFSEAFGKFYGQSKHGVSNDAVETSKTRGAVHDNCINSIIPLGQHGILTRRFSTSGLDGRIVLWDLENEQDLLEL; this is translated from the exons atgGCGGTTATCGCGGTTCACCAATTCGCACAATGCATCACTTGCCACGCTTGGAGTCCCGATCAATCTA TGGTTGCATTTTGTCCAAACAATAATGAAGTTCACATCTATAGATTGGTTGAAGACAAATGGGAAAAGGTGCATGTTCTTGAAAAG CATGACCAGGTAATTTCTGGGATAGACTGGAGTGCAAGATCAAATAGAATAGTTACTGCATCCCATGATCGGAATTC ATATGTCTGGAACCTTGAAGGATCAGAATGGGTACCAACTCTTGTTATCCTTAGGTTAAACCGTGCTGCTCTTTGTGTTCAATGGAGTCCAAAAG aaAACAAGTTTGCAGTGGGAAGTGGAGCCAAAACTGTTTGTATATGCTATTATGAGCAGGAAAACAACTG GTGGGTTAGCAAACTTATCAGGAAAAGACATGATTCTTCAGTGACAAGTGTGTCATGGCATCCCAATAAT ATTCTTCTTGCGACAACATCGACAGATGGGAAATGCCGAGTATTTTCCACCTTTATAAAAGGTGTAGATGCAAA GGATTCAAAGAAGGGTACTTCATCTGATTTGAAATTTGGAGAG TTGATTGTTCAGCTTGATCTCTCGTCGTCTTGGACATTCGGAGTCAAGTGGTCACCAAGTGGCAATACTCTAGCGTATGTAG GTCATAATTctatgatatattttgttgatgatGTTGGTCCTTCTCCATTGGCCCAGAATGTTGTGTTCCGTGATTTGCCTCTCCGTGAT GTATTATTTGTTTCTGAGAAAACAGTAATAGGTGTGGGATTTGATTGTAATCCAATGGTTTTCGCTGCAGATGAAAGAGGAGTTTG GGGTTTTATCAGATATCTTGGGGAGCGGAAGACAGTATCATCAGGATCAACATATGGTTCACAG TTCTCTGAAGCATTTGGGAAGTTTTATGGCCAATCCAAGCATGGTGTGAGCAATGATGCTGTTGAAACTTCAAAAACACGTGGAGCAGTTCATGATAACTGTATAAA TTCTATCATTCCTCTTGGGCAGCATGGAATATTGACAAGGCGTTTTAGCACATCAG GGTTGGATGGAAGAATTGTTTTATGGGATTTGGAAAATGAGCAGGACCTACTGGAATTGTAA